The genome window TCCTGGAGctggcggtggtggtggctctGGTTTTGATGTCAGCAAAAGTGGTGATGCGCGAATTGCTCTTGTTGGTTTCCCATCAGTGGGAAAGTCGACGTTCTTATCAAAAGTCACCAAGACGCGGTCAGAAGTTGCTTCTTATGCTTTCACAACCTTGACAGCCATTCCCGGTGTGCTCGAGTATGGAGGTGCTGAGATTCAGCTGCTCGATCTTCCTGGTATTATCGAGGGTGCTTCTGAAGGCAAGGGTCGAGGAAGACAAGTTATCTCAGCCGCCAAGACGAGTGACCTTATTCTAATGGTTCTCGACGCTACCAAGAAAGCGGAACAAAGAGCATTGCTTGAGGCTGAATTGGAAGCTGTCGGTATCCGCCTGAACCGAGAACCACCGTAAGTTCAACTGAGACAAGTTTGAATCGCTATTAATATGAGACCTTAGCAACATTtacctcaaggtcaagacagCGGGTGGCATGAAAATCACATTCCAGTCGCCTCCCAAGAACCTGGACGAGAAGATGCTCTACAATATCCTGCGCGACTACAAGATTCTTAATTGTGAGGTTCTTGTTCGTGATGAGAACGCTACAGTCGATGACTTCATTGATGTTATCATGAAGGACCATCGAAAGTACATCAAGTGTCTGTACGTCTACAACAAGATTGACAGTGTCTCGCTTGATTTCCTGGACAAGCTAGCACGCGAGGATCATACCGTTGTCATGAGTTGTGAGCTGGACCTGGGTATTCAGGATGTTGTGGACAGATGTTGGAATGAGCTCAAGCTGATCCGTATTTACACCAAACGCAAGGGTGCTGAACCAGACTTTAGTGAGGCGTTGATTGTGCGCAGTAACAGCACAATCGAGGATGTCTGTGACCGCATTCACAGGACTCTGAAGGACACGTTCAAGTATGCGCTGGTATGGGGTGCTAGCGCAAGACATGTTCCTCAAAGAGTTGGTCT of Fusarium musae strain F31 chromosome 5, whole genome shotgun sequence contains these proteins:
- the RBG2 gene encoding Ribosome-interacting GTPase 2 (EggNog:ENOG41), which produces MVNITEKIKEKLARLRAQLLEPGPGAGGGGGSGFDVSKSGDARIALVGFPSVGKSTFLSKVTKTRSEVASYAFTTLTAIPGVLEYGGAEIQLLDLPGIIEGASEGKGRGRQVISAAKTSDLILMVLDATKKAEQRALLEAELEAVGIRLNREPPNIYLKVKTAGGMKITFQSPPKNLDEKMLYNILRDYKILNCEVLVRDENATVDDFIDVIMKDHRKYIKCLYVYNKIDSVSLDFLDKLAREDHTVVMSCELDLGIQDVVDRCWNELKLIRIYTKRKGAEPDFSEALIVRSNSTIEDVCDRIHRTLKDTFKYALVWGASARHVPQRVGLAHPVADEDVVYIVSAWKA